CTGCAGCTTCAGCAGGGAAAAACTTTAAGAATTCAAAACCATGACTTGCAAGCTTCATCACTTCGCTTGGCGTTGCAGCACCTGGAAGAAATGGAATACTTGACGACTTTGCCAGTTCCAATAATTCGTCATTGACACCTGGACTTACCATGAAGTCAGCGCCGGCTTCTACAGAGGCATTAAAGGTTGCCTTATCCACTACCGTACCAGTACCAACATAGGCATCTGGTAAAGCCGCTTTAATGTCTTTTACCGCTTGCGCTGCCACTGGTGTACGAAGTGTCACTTCAAGTGCTTTTAAGCCACCATTAAACAATGCCGTAGCAAGCGGCACCGCGTCTTCTAGGTTATCAATAACGATAACCGGAACCACTGGTGCTGCTGACAATATCTCTTTAATACTCATGCTCACCCTCATTCCCACTGTTATTATTCTTCGATGCCAAATGAGCATGCACCTTGATCTGCACTGCTCACTACGTGTCTAAATCCTGAGAATAGCTCTCGACCTGTACCAAATGTTTGTGATTGCGGTGAAAGCTGTAATTCGCGCTGTGCCATTTCTTCATCAGAGACGTGTAGCACTAATTCGCCTTTTGGTGCATTTAAGGTGATCAAATCACCTTCGTGCACTTTTGCAATTGCGCCACCTTCAACCGCTTCCGGTGCAAGGTGGATCGCCGCAGGTACTTTACCCGACGCCCCAGACATACGACCATCAGTCACAATCGCCACTTTAAAACCTTGGTCTTGTAATGTAGCCATGACAGGTGTCAGTTTATGTAACTCAGGCATACCCTTCGCTTTAGGGCCTTGCTCTTTAATCACGGCAATAAAGTCTTGATTAAGCTTGCCAGCAGTAAAGGCTTCTTGTAATTCGCTTTGAGAGCTAAATACTTTCGCCGGTGCAGTCACCGTTTGATGCTGCTCTTGTACCGCAGACACTTTAATCACCGCTTTACCCAAATTACCATTAAGTAATTGCAAGCCGCCTTGCTTGTTAAATGGATTTGCTACTGGGCGAAGTACTTCTTCATCCAGTGAATTCTCAGGTACTGGTACCCACTTCACTTTGGCAGGGCCTTGGTTATCGCTGATGATCACATTGCTGTTGATATCCAGTAGTGGTTCCATCGTGTAAGCATCAAGCCCTTCACCCACAATCGTTTTTACGTCATTGTGTAAGAAGCCACCATCTCTTAATTCACGCATTAAGAAGCCCATACCACCAGCCGCTTGGAAGTGGTTTACGTCGGCATGACCATTTGGATAAATACGCGTTAACAACGGCACTACTTCAGACAAATCCGCCATGTCTTTCCACGTGATTTGAACGCCAGCCGCTTTTGCCATTGCGACTAAGTGAATGGCATGGTTAGTAGAACCACCAGTAGACAGCAGACCGACCAAGCCATTGATCACGGTTTTTTCACTCACGATATCCGCAAGTGCATTGCCGCTTTTACCATCAAGTAGCTGAGTTAGCATGGTCTCAACCGCACTCGCCGTTAAGCCATCTCTTAATTCTGTGTATGGATTGATAAACGAGCTACCCGGTAAATGAAGACCCATGATCTCCATTAACATCTGGTTCGAGTTCGCCGTACCGTAGAAAGTACAAGTACCCGCACTGTGGTATGAAGCACTCTCGGCTTCCAGTAACTCTTCACGGCTGACTAAGCCTTGTGCAAACTTTTGACGAATACGTGCCTTTTCTTTGTTCGGGATCCCTGATTGCATTGGACCTGCTGGTAAAAAGAAAATGGGCAAATGGCCAAAAGACAAAGCACCAATTAATAGTCCAGGGACGATTTTGTCACATACGCCAAGACAGAAAACCCCATCGAAGACATCGTGTGATAATGCCACCGCTGTTGACATGGCAATGACGTCACGAGAGAACAACGACAGTTCCATGCCATCGCGGCCTTGGGTAACCCCGTCACACATAGCGGGTACACCACCCGCTACTTGCGCAGTCGCATCAAATTTATTTGCCACTGCTTTAATTAAATCTGGATATTCTTTATAAGGTTCGTGCGCAGACAACATGTCATTGTACGAGTTGATAATTGCTAAGTTCGGTTGCTCGTCTTCTTTTAGGCGAGCCTTATCACTGCTTGAGCAAGCAGCCATTACGTGTGCTAGGTTTCCACAGCCCAGTCCCGCTCGTACGCGCGTTTGTTTTTTTGCTTGTTGGATTCGAGCTAAATAGGCTTGACGTGTTGCTTTGCTTCGCTCAATGACGCGTTCGGTGACTTCCTGAATTCGTGGATGCAACATATTACTGACTCTCTAGTGTTAGAGGAAAAAGGCTCTGCACGATTACCAGCATTCGTGGTAATCCTTGTACAGAGCTGCTTTGATTTACCCGTTCAAAGGTACGCTATCAGGTTGTCTCTCACCCCAACCTGACACCGGTGTCACTATATTTACGCATAAAGCTGACACCGGTGTCAACCCTTCTTACAAATTTAGTCTAACTTTTTAAAATGACCAAATTACAACCATCGAAAATAAAAAGCCCAACGGCTAAGCGTTGGGCTTTGGGGCAAGTATAAAAATTGAAAAAATTATGAGTTCGAGCGTGCTTGCGTCGACTCTCGAGTGATGAGTTTAGCTTCTAAAACTTGCTGAAACGGTGCTTCTTGCGGCGAAGATATATGCTTAATCAACTCTTCTACCGCTATCCGAGTCATTTCTTCCACGGGCTGTGCTATCGTCGTCAAACCCGGCCAAATATGTCTTGCGATAGGTGCGTTATCAAATCCTGCAATAGATAACTGCTCGGGCACTTTGATCTCTCGCTGTGTAGCGAGTTTTAGCACTGCCGCAGCCATGTAGTCATTTGATGCAAACACAGCCGTTGGTCTTGGCGCTAAATCCAATATGGCTTTTGCACTGTCAGCACCTGAGTGATAACTAAAGTTACCTTCTGCAACTAGCCGCTCTCGATATTCAATACCATGCTTTGCTAGTGCTTTTTGATAGCCAGAGAAACGATTTTCCGTGGCACTGTGATCTGGGTGCCCTTTAATAAAGGCAATTTCGGTATGACCTAAATTGATCAAGTGCTCTGTCAACTCAAATGCGCCCTGCTCGTCATTACTACGAATTGAAATCGAATCATCGCCTTCAATGGCAGAGGCAACGCGTGCATAGGGAATACTACGCTGCTTTAAAAAAGCAATAAGCTCTTTGGAGTCTGAAAAAGGTGGAGTAAGCACAATCCCGTCAAGTCTCGATGTGGTAAGCAGCTGCTCAACATTATCGATAAGATCTTGGCCGCGCAGTTCACAAGGGTGTATCAATAAATTGTAACTATGTTTCTGACACGCTTCCAGCGCACCACTTTGCACTCGCGTGATATAGCTTTTTGATGGATTGTCGTATAAACAGCCAATGATAAAGCTACGATTTTGTGCCAAACCGCGTGCAATAGGGTTAGGCTTATAATTCAGCTCTTCAAAGACCTTCAGCACTTTTTCCCGCGTTGCAGGACTGACATTTGGCTCGTTATTTAATACCCGAGATACTGTCTTTTTAGACACTCCGGCATATTCGGCAACGCTGTTAATAGTTACTTTTTTCATCGATTTTCCCTTAAGCCCGGCGTCGCTCATGAATACATGCTGCTGCACCAATCAGTGGGATATTATCTTGTACCACCAAAGTAACTGGAATTTGGCTCGTGTACTGTGACATCATGCCTTTTTCGGTAAAGCGCTCAACAAAACTACTTGCTTGTAATCGCGCTTTCATCCGCGGCAAGATCCCACCACCAATATAAACACCACCTAAGGCACCAAAAGTCAGTGCTAAATCGCCAGCCACACTACCCATCCAGTCACAGAAGTGACTCAATGTTGCATCGCACACTTTACATTCTTTCGCAAGCGCACTGATCTGCGCCGCATTAAGATCTTTTGCTTGCTCACCACGCACTTCTGCCATGGCTTTGTAGAGTCTCGCAATACCCGGGCCTGAAAACACCGTCTCGACTGAGACATGTTGAATACTCGCGCGCAGTACCGTTAACAGCTCTTTGTCTAAGGCGGTAACCGGTGCAAGCGAGATATGTCCTGCTTCACAGCTCATCACCGCGCTGCCATTAATATCTCTAGCAAGACAAGCCGCACCAAATCCAGTACCAGGACCCATTACACCGATATTTGCGCCTAGCTCAGGCTGACCTTGCTTAATCACTAGGTTTTTCTCTAGTGCTAAGTAGGGCGCCGCATAGGCAAAGGCAGCAAAGTCGTTGATCACGGCAAGTTCGGTAAAATCGAACTGGGCTTTGATGTCTTCGGAATTAAAATGCCAACCTAAATTAGTTAAATGAACTTGCTGAGATTTGATAGGACCGGCAACCGCGAGACAGGCTCGGCTTGGCTGCGCCACAGGTAGCTCAGTTAAATATTTTTGGATAGCGGATTCAAAAGACTGGAATTCAGCACTAGGAAAAGTGGCTTGATGCGTAATTACAAAATGGTTAGTTCGCGTATCAAAATCTGACACGATTGCAAATCTGGCGTTTGTTCCCCCGATGTCGGCAACGACAATCGGCTCAAACGGCACGGATGAATGGCTTGTTGTCTGGCTCATATTATTATCTCTTTATCACTGCGATTATGCTTGGGCTAACATCAGGGCTGCCAGCACACGTCCTGCAATTTACTGTCTCAACTCGCCAAAATTTGCACGCCTTGGCTTTTGCTCTTACCTGTTATTCTGTTAATTTGGTAAAAAATGCTGCCCTTGGCATAGGGCAGCCAAATACGTTTTGACAACAAAATGATAAAACATCGACATTATGACACCGGTGTCAGACTGTATCAATAAAAATTTGCAAATTCGGTGAAATTGGTTGAAAAAAAAATTGAATGGCTGACAATGTCACTGTCTTAAGCGTTGAGAAGAACATGAAAGGTAAAGCAACTTCATTTGATATCGCCCATTATGCTGGCGTTTCGCAATCTACGGTGTCGCGCGCCCTAAGAAATAGCTCTTTGGTTAACGAGGAAACTCGTCGTCGCGTTCATGAGATTGCTAAAAAGCTTAACTATAAGGTCGATAAAAACGCAAGTAACCTGCGCACTCAGCAAAGTAGTACATTGGCTTTGCTGTTATTTGAAGATCCCACAGGAGACGAGTCGCAAATTAATCCTTTCTTTTTGAGTATGCTTGGCAGTATTACCCGGGCGTGCGCAAAAGAAGGCTATGACCTTTTAGTATCGTTCCAATCGACGAGCAGTGATTGGCATGCCGATTATGAGGATAGCCATCGTGCTGATGGTTTAATTTTACTAGGCTATGGTGATTACATCGATTACCAGTCAAAGTTACAAACTCTACTCGACAACCACACAAAGTTTGTTTGTTGGGGGGCAACGGTTGATAACCGTCCAGACTTAACGGTGAGCTGCGATAATTACGGTGGTGGTGTGTTGGCTGCAAAGCATTTAATCGACATGGTCAGAACAGATTGTGCGTTTATTGGCGATGCTTCGGATCACAGCCCGGAGTTTTTTGCGCGTTTTAAAGGCTTTAGAGACACCCTTAAAACAAAAGGTATTGAAATGAGCGACCGTAAGATGGCAAACGCTATTTCCACAGAAGACTCAGGGTATCACGCGACTCGCTCCTTAATCGCCAACAATGTTAAATTTAACGCGCTTTTCGCAGCTAGCGATCTCATTGCTATTGGCGCGATTAAGGCGCTTCAAGAAGCGGGTGTTCGCGTGCCTCATGATGTCCATGTCGTTGGCTTTGATAACATTGCCGCAGCGGGTTATGTTTCTCCCTCTTTAACTACTGTGCAGCAAAACACCACATTGGCAGGACAAATGCTGGTCGATAACCTGCTTACGCTTATCCGAGGTGAAGCGGTAGCCTCTACCCTATTGCCGCCTAAACTTATTGTTAGACAATCTTCACGATAGCTAGATCATCGGCCAAATTAAGCGCTACCCTTTGGGTGCTCTGAGTACGCTTTGTTCATTGTTGCTCAACTTTTGCTTAGATTACCAGGCGGCAAGTCGAGCGCCGCGACCAAAACACACTTTGGGGAACAAAAATCAAGCAGTAAGGGTCAACAGGCGCTAGGCTTATTATTTCAGTTTACTTTCTACGATTGGGTAGTGATCCCAAACCTGCTTTTCATTAAGAGAGCGCACTAACTTGACATACTCAGCGTGTGTCCAAGCTAAAGGCGTCGCCGAATTGGTTCCTTCGCCAAGTTTATAGCCAAAGGTATTTTTACCCACACCATCCCATACTTGCTCAGGTAACATCATGCCTTCATTAGCAAAGTGTTCCATTCCCTTAACATAAGTATTTTGTATTTTGCTCTGCTCATCAGCACTTAATTCACCATCGAGCAGCGCCAGTGCAATATCATAATGACCACGCTCACCGGTAAAGAACGGCCATACTCGACCACGTTGACCATCGGTATTATTACCATTTACGGCATAATTGATTCCACGCTTCTCATCTTCACCATAGCCGTCGTTACCGTAACGGCGGTAACCTGGATAACTATTTACATCGCCATCAAATTTAAAGCTATATTTTACTCTTAAATTTTCAGCTATCGACTCATCATCGTATTCAGGCATGGTAGCCACAATGCTTGGGGCGTCCGCACCTCTGACACCATAACGCACGAGTTCTAAGAAACCACCGTCGATGATCTGCTTCTTATCCATCCCGTTTCGGCCATTATTGGCATTTAAGGTCGTACTGGAATTAGGATCTTCGTCTTGTCCAATACGGAAGAAATATTGACCGTCACTGTGTTTGCTTTGCAGACTACCTTTTGTTGTGAACATGAAAGACTCAACATCTCGATTGTAATGCTGCGCCGCCGCGAGGAATTTCTCTTGTCCCGCTTTATCACCGGCCAATTTCGCAATGTCGCTCGCCGTCACGAGGCCTGCAATGATTGCCGCTGTAGTCGATGGTGAATAACCATTTTGCTCTTCCCAACGCTCTTGTTGTGTCGCAGGCGGCGTGATTTGAGTGTCGTTCCATAAAATTTTAGCCAGCCCCCCTTCAACTAAGAAGTTAGCAGCAGGCTTTAACATCTTGTTGTACCAATAAACCAGTTTATCATCGCTTAGCACACCTGCTTGCCAGAGTTTCCATGCCAGCATGATTGGCATTGCCGTTTGGTCAAGCTGCACTCCAACCCATTCAAGCTCGCCATCAACATGCGTTTTCTGCAGGAACCAGCCTGTATCCCCATGGTTGCCCGGTGTTTTATCAGTCACTTGCACTTTTTCTAGATACTCAAAAGCAGTGAGTGCCGTTTGCGTATCTCCCATCGCCAAAAATGCCATCGCTACTTGATAAAAATCACGCACCCATACCGCCTTATAACCGGTTTGGCCTCGCTCTGCTGGCACCGTATCACCCCATGGGTTTGACAACGATGCTATCAAGGCACCTGCATGGGTTTTATCTTCTTGCGCCTTAAGTACAAGCGCACTAGTGTAAAGTAATTTACCGTTGTCCGCGGTATTTGCCGTCATGGATTTTAGTGGTGCTAAACTTTCGATATAATCTTGCCAGCCCGTCGCTCCCCCTTGACCATTATAATCTGCCAGTACCTTATCGTAACCTTTGGCTAATGTGGCTGCCCCCTCAGCAAAGCTTTGCTGCTGAGAGTGGCCAAAACTCAAGGCTAGGTCGAACGTGCTACTACCGTTTACCTGTCCTAAGCTTGCCAGCCAGTTAACGTTACCACTCTCTTTGCCTGTAGACGCATAAGCTTGGGCTATATGTCCTGTAGACTCAAGTGCCGCTAAATTATCACTGGTGCCAGTAAAACCAACAGATACTTCATCAAAGCCGGTTTTGCTCTGTAAAGAGAGATAGTTCTTACCTTCCCATGCTAACAAACCTTGCTCTGTCACTTTCGCAAAATCGTTTAAGCCATTGTTATTCACGTATGGATTAACGTTCACAAAAGCCTGAACGCCTGTGAGATCACTGTCTACTTTTGCTCTAACAAACAAAGTCTGTCCATCAGGGTCGGTAAAAATATGCTTTTCAAGGGTAAAGCGACCTTGTTTGTCCTTGCTTGCAATTTTGTAAGCCAGCGATAAAGGTCGTCCACTAGCATCTTTATAAAGATAGTCAATGGTGATATCTAACGCGTCGGTATCGGATTCCTTCACCGCAAAACCATCACCCACAATGATAAATTGCATGTCTTTGATCTGCGCTTGGTGGATAAGCCCAAACATGGTCTCTGTGATCATCCCTTTTGCAACAGAAAACCATACCTTTGAAACCGCTTTAGTCGCCGTAGAATCGCTGTATTTTCCGTCTTCGTAGGCTTCGTACGATGTACCTATCCCCGCTTTTCCAGAGTATGACCAATAAGGTTTAACACCAGGTGCACCTGGTGCCGTCAGGGTTTCATTGACAGATTGCTGTGATCCGCAACCCATGAGACCAGCACTTACTAAGGCAAGTGCGATTGTTGATAGTTTAATCATCTCGTTCTCCTTATTGAGCCTTTATCGTGACTCTTGAAACAGCTAATGCA
The sequence above is a segment of the Pseudoalteromonas piscicida genome. Coding sequences within it:
- a CDS encoding bifunctional 4-hydroxy-2-oxoglutarate aldolase/2-dehydro-3-deoxy-phosphogluconate aldolase produces the protein MSIKEILSAAPVVPVIVIDNLEDAVPLATALFNGGLKALEVTLRTPVAAQAVKDIKAALPDAYVGTGTVVDKATFNASVEAGADFMVSPGVNDELLELAKSSSIPFLPGAATPSEVMKLASHGFEFLKFFPAEAAGGAPMLKSIGGPIPQVKFCPTGGISLATAPKYLALDNVVCVGGTWMLDKALIANKDWQAIEALAKQASEVK
- the edd gene encoding phosphogluconate dehydratase, which produces MLHPRIQEVTERVIERSKATRQAYLARIQQAKKQTRVRAGLGCGNLAHVMAACSSSDKARLKEDEQPNLAIINSYNDMLSAHEPYKEYPDLIKAVANKFDATAQVAGGVPAMCDGVTQGRDGMELSLFSRDVIAMSTAVALSHDVFDGVFCLGVCDKIVPGLLIGALSFGHLPIFFLPAGPMQSGIPNKEKARIRQKFAQGLVSREELLEAESASYHSAGTCTFYGTANSNQMLMEIMGLHLPGSSFINPYTELRDGLTASAVETMLTQLLDGKSGNALADIVSEKTVINGLVGLLSTGGSTNHAIHLVAMAKAAGVQITWKDMADLSEVVPLLTRIYPNGHADVNHFQAAGGMGFLMRELRDGGFLHNDVKTIVGEGLDAYTMEPLLDINSNVIISDNQGPAKVKWVPVPENSLDEEVLRPVANPFNKQGGLQLLNGNLGKAVIKVSAVQEQHQTVTAPAKVFSSQSELQEAFTAGKLNQDFIAVIKEQGPKAKGMPELHKLTPVMATLQDQGFKVAIVTDGRMSGASGKVPAAIHLAPEAVEGGAIAKVHEGDLITLNAPKGELVLHVSDEEMAQRELQLSPQSQTFGTGRELFSGFRHVVSSADQGACSFGIEE
- a CDS encoding LacI family DNA-binding transcriptional regulator, with protein sequence MKKVTINSVAEYAGVSKKTVSRVLNNEPNVSPATREKVLKVFEELNYKPNPIARGLAQNRSFIIGCLYDNPSKSYITRVQSGALEACQKHSYNLLIHPCELRGQDLIDNVEQLLTTSRLDGIVLTPPFSDSKELIAFLKQRSIPYARVASAIEGDDSISIRSNDEQGAFELTEHLINLGHTEIAFIKGHPDHSATENRFSGYQKALAKHGIEYRERLVAEGNFSYHSGADSAKAILDLAPRPTAVFASNDYMAAAVLKLATQREIKVPEQLSIAGFDNAPIARHIWPGLTTIAQPVEEMTRIAVEELIKHISSPQEAPFQQVLEAKLITRESTQARSNS
- the glk gene encoding glucokinase, with protein sequence MSQTTSHSSVPFEPIVVADIGGTNARFAIVSDFDTRTNHFVITHQATFPSAEFQSFESAIQKYLTELPVAQPSRACLAVAGPIKSQQVHLTNLGWHFNSEDIKAQFDFTELAVINDFAAFAYAAPYLALEKNLVIKQGQPELGANIGVMGPGTGFGAACLARDINGSAVMSCEAGHISLAPVTALDKELLTVLRASIQHVSVETVFSGPGIARLYKAMAEVRGEQAKDLNAAQISALAKECKVCDATLSHFCDWMGSVAGDLALTFGALGGVYIGGGILPRMKARLQASSFVERFTEKGMMSQYTSQIPVTLVVQDNIPLIGAAACIHERRRA
- a CDS encoding LacI family DNA-binding transcriptional regulator, which produces MKGKATSFDIAHYAGVSQSTVSRALRNSSLVNEETRRRVHEIAKKLNYKVDKNASNLRTQQSSTLALLLFEDPTGDESQINPFFLSMLGSITRACAKEGYDLLVSFQSTSSDWHADYEDSHRADGLILLGYGDYIDYQSKLQTLLDNHTKFVCWGATVDNRPDLTVSCDNYGGGVLAAKHLIDMVRTDCAFIGDASDHSPEFFARFKGFRDTLKTKGIEMSDRKMANAISTEDSGYHATRSLIANNVKFNALFAASDLIAIGAIKALQEAGVRVPHDVHVVGFDNIAAAGYVSPSLTTVQQNTTLAGQMLVDNLLTLIRGEAVASTLLPPKLIVRQSSR
- a CDS encoding glycoside hydrolase family 15 protein, which translates into the protein MIKLSTIALALVSAGLMGCGSQQSVNETLTAPGAPGVKPYWSYSGKAGIGTSYEAYEDGKYSDSTATKAVSKVWFSVAKGMITETMFGLIHQAQIKDMQFIIVGDGFAVKESDTDALDITIDYLYKDASGRPLSLAYKIASKDKQGRFTLEKHIFTDPDGQTLFVRAKVDSDLTGVQAFVNVNPYVNNNGLNDFAKVTEQGLLAWEGKNYLSLQSKTGFDEVSVGFTGTSDNLAALESTGHIAQAYASTGKESGNVNWLASLGQVNGSSTFDLALSFGHSQQQSFAEGAATLAKGYDKVLADYNGQGGATGWQDYIESLAPLKSMTANTADNGKLLYTSALVLKAQEDKTHAGALIASLSNPWGDTVPAERGQTGYKAVWVRDFYQVAMAFLAMGDTQTALTAFEYLEKVQVTDKTPGNHGDTGWFLQKTHVDGELEWVGVQLDQTAMPIMLAWKLWQAGVLSDDKLVYWYNKMLKPAANFLVEGGLAKILWNDTQITPPATQQERWEEQNGYSPSTTAAIIAGLVTASDIAKLAGDKAGQEKFLAAAQHYNRDVESFMFTTKGSLQSKHSDGQYFFRIGQDEDPNSSTTLNANNGRNGMDKKQIIDGGFLELVRYGVRGADAPSIVATMPEYDDESIAENLRVKYSFKFDGDVNSYPGYRRYGNDGYGEDEKRGINYAVNGNNTDGQRGRVWPFFTGERGHYDIALALLDGELSADEQSKIQNTYVKGMEHFANEGMMLPEQVWDGVGKNTFGYKLGEGTNSATPLAWTHAEYVKLVRSLNEKQVWDHYPIVESKLK